One Halovivax ruber XH-70 genomic region harbors:
- a CDS encoding MaoC family dehydratase, with the protein MPVASPGDSASASRTVTQDRIRDFAAITGDQNPLHTDPDYASDGFFGEPIAHGMLAAGVVSSALASLPGDIVYVSQDLGFEAPVYPGDTVTATADVLEPIEGDRLRVETTAETEDGVVVTGEAVVLSLEHE; encoded by the coding sequence ATGCCCGTAGCCAGCCCTGGCGACAGCGCTTCGGCCAGTCGGACCGTCACCCAGGACCGAATCCGTGACTTCGCAGCCATCACCGGCGACCAGAATCCGCTCCACACGGACCCCGACTACGCGAGCGACGGCTTCTTCGGCGAACCGATCGCTCACGGGATGCTCGCCGCCGGCGTCGTCTCCAGCGCACTCGCGTCGCTCCCCGGCGACATCGTCTACGTCTCACAGGATCTCGGCTTCGAGGCGCCCGTCTACCCCGGCGACACGGTGACGGCGACGGCCGACGTGCTGGAACCGATCGAGGGCGACCGCCTGCGCGTCGAAACCACCGCAGAAACCGAGGACGGCGTCGTCGTCACCGGCGAAGCCGTCGTCCTCTCGCTCGAACACGAGTGA
- the cmk gene encoding (d)CMP kinase has translation MLLTVSGPPGSGKSTTAALLAEHFDLEHVSGGDIFRELADERGYTPLEFNKLAEENDSIDRDLDRRLREVAVERDDLVLESRLAGWLAAEHADFKFWLDAPAPVRGERIAEREEKDPVAATEETRAREASEAQRYEEYYGIDIEDLKIYDLSVNTARWTPEAVLDMLTTAVEEYDADGDEGLAPVDLDVDF, from the coding sequence ATGTTACTGACCGTCTCCGGCCCACCCGGGAGCGGAAAGAGTACGACGGCGGCCTTGCTCGCCGAACACTTCGACCTCGAACACGTAAGCGGCGGAGACATCTTCCGTGAACTCGCCGACGAACGAGGCTACACGCCACTCGAGTTCAACAAACTCGCCGAAGAGAACGACTCGATCGATCGCGACCTCGACCGGCGTCTCCGCGAGGTCGCCGTCGAACGCGACGACCTCGTCCTCGAATCTCGACTCGCCGGCTGGCTCGCCGCTGAACACGCCGACTTCAAGTTCTGGCTCGACGCACCAGCCCCGGTCCGTGGTGAGCGCATCGCCGAGCGCGAAGAGAAGGATCCGGTGGCTGCAACGGAGGAGACGCGGGCCCGCGAGGCCAGCGAGGCCCAGCGCTACGAGGAGTACTACGGGATCGACATCGAGGATCTGAAGATCTACGACCTCTCGGTCAACACGGCCCGCTGGACCCCCGAGGCGGTGCTCGATATGCTCACCACCGCCGTCGAGGAGTACGACGCCGACGGTGACGAGGGCCTGGCTCCCGTCGACCTCGACGTCGACTTCTGA
- a CDS encoding RNA-guided pseudouridylation complex pseudouridine synthase subunit Cbf5: protein MSLRDPPDDRSIASLLSFGVVNLDKPPGPSSHQVSAWIRDAVDDRLAEAGHDPIGRAAHAGTLDPKVTGCLPVMLGDATRLAQVFLEGAKEYVAVLECHGPVPTDVESTLAEFEGPIYQKPPRKSAVSRRLRVREIYDIDALEIEDRRVLLRIRCESGTYVRKLCHDLGLALGTGAHMGDLRRTATDPFDDRDLVSATDLIDALAFWIEDDEPDPLRSMVDPAERILSDLPAVTIAENAAAEVANGAPVYAPGVLDVDSGRDGADGDSRTDAPLVACYTPNGSAVCLGNLIGDPDAESGTVVELERVLV from the coding sequence ATGTCACTCCGTGACCCACCCGACGACCGGTCGATCGCGTCCCTGTTGAGCTTCGGCGTCGTCAACCTCGACAAGCCGCCTGGTCCCTCGTCGCACCAGGTGAGCGCCTGGATCAGAGACGCCGTCGACGACCGCCTCGCCGAGGCCGGTCACGACCCGATCGGACGAGCGGCCCACGCCGGGACGCTGGATCCCAAGGTAACCGGCTGTCTCCCTGTGATGCTCGGCGACGCGACCCGGCTCGCCCAGGTGTTTCTCGAAGGGGCCAAGGAGTACGTCGCCGTTCTCGAGTGTCACGGGCCGGTTCCAACCGACGTCGAGTCGACGCTCGCCGAATTCGAGGGGCCGATCTACCAGAAACCGCCTCGAAAGAGCGCGGTGTCGCGCCGTCTTCGCGTCCGGGAGATCTACGACATAGACGCGCTGGAGATCGAGGACCGTCGGGTCCTCCTGCGAATTCGCTGTGAGAGCGGAACCTACGTCAGGAAACTCTGTCACGACCTGGGCCTCGCACTCGGAACGGGCGCGCACATGGGCGATCTGCGGCGGACGGCGACCGACCCGTTCGACGACCGCGATCTCGTCAGCGCGACCGATCTGATCGACGCGCTCGCCTTCTGGATCGAGGACGACGAGCCGGACCCGCTCCGGTCGATGGTGGATCCCGCAGAACGCATCCTGTCGGACCTGCCGGCGGTGACGATCGCGGAGAACGCGGCGGCGGAGGTCGCCAACGGTGCACCGGTCTACGCGCCGGGGGTCCTCGACGTGGACTCCGGGCGCGATGGGGCGGACGGCGATTCGCGAACTGACGCGCCACTCGTCGCCTGCTACACGCCGAACGGATCGGCGGTCTGTCTGGGTAATCTGATCGGCGACCCGGATGCCGAGTCTGGAACGGTCGTCGAACTCGAGCGCGTGCTGGTGTGA
- a CDS encoding alpha/beta fold hydrolase: MQTTKHDGVELAYDIAGPEDGDPVVFLAGLGYGRWMWRWQREGLSDEYRTVRIDNRGAGDSDAPSGPYTIAEMAGDVEAVLDAESIDRAHVVGASMGGMIALRYATDFDRAATLSLLCTSPGGPDAIPVPEETQQVMFDVPEGADERETITHRMRPAVSETFYAEHPELVERIVDWRLESDASDAAREAQAVGVLQFDASDELSSIDLPALVAHGTADRVLPFENATLLAEGLPNVTLERFESAHHLFFIEEADAVTERVRSFLETHPLGDA, translated from the coding sequence ATGCAGACCACGAAACACGACGGGGTCGAGCTGGCCTACGACATCGCGGGGCCGGAAGATGGCGACCCGGTCGTCTTCCTCGCCGGACTCGGCTACGGTCGCTGGATGTGGCGCTGGCAACGGGAGGGGCTCTCCGACGAGTACCGGACGGTCCGGATCGACAACCGGGGTGCGGGCGACTCCGATGCGCCATCGGGGCCGTATACGATCGCCGAGATGGCGGGCGACGTCGAGGCCGTCCTCGATGCCGAGTCGATCGACCGTGCCCACGTCGTCGGCGCGAGCATGGGTGGGATGATCGCCCTGCGATACGCGACAGATTTCGACCGGGCGGCGACACTTTCACTGCTCTGTACGTCTCCCGGCGGTCCCGACGCCATCCCCGTTCCCGAGGAGACCCAGCAGGTCATGTTCGACGTACCCGAGGGCGCCGACGAGCGCGAGACGATCACACACCGGATGCGACCGGCCGTCTCGGAGACGTTCTACGCGGAGCATCCGGAACTCGTCGAACGGATCGTGGACTGGCGCCTGGAGAGCGACGCCAGCGACGCGGCTCGTGAGGCACAGGCTGTCGGCGTCCTGCAGTTCGACGCGAGCGACGAACTCTCGTCCATCGACCTGCCGGCACTCGTCGCCCACGGGACGGCGGATCGCGTGCTCCCGTTCGAGAACGCGACGCTGCTGGCCGAGGGGCTCCCGAACGTCACCCTGGAACGGTTCGAGAGCGCCCACCACCTCTTCTTCATCGAGGAAGCCGACGCGGTGACCGAGCGGGTGCGTTCGTTCCTCGAAACCCACCCGCTGGGGGACGCATGA